The window TCCTCGACCAGTTGGAGGGGCCGTCCCCGACGTACAACATTCCGCTGGCCGTCCGGCTCACCGGCACGCTCGACACCGCGGCACTGCGCCGCGCGCTGGTCGACGTGATCGGCCGGCACGAAGCCCTGCGGACCACGTTCCCCTCCGAGACCGGCACGCCTCACCAGGCGGTCCGCTCTCTCGCGGAGAGAGACCTCGCGCTCCCGGTGACCCCGGTGACGGAGGAGTCCCTGCACCAGGCGCTGGCCCGGCTGGCCGGCGTCACCTTCGACCTCGCCGCCGATCTGCCCATCCGCGCGGATCTGCTGGCGCTGTCCCCCGAGGAGCATGTGCTCCTGGTGGTGATGCACCACATCGCCTCCGACGGCTGGTCGAACGGCCCGCTCCTGCGGGACCTCGCCACGGCGTACGCGGCACGCTCGCGGGACGCGGCCCCCGAATGGGCGCCGCTGCCGGTGCAGTACGCCGACTACAGCCTGTGGCAGCGGAGCCTCCTCGCCACCGAAGAGGAGCGCCAACTCGAATTCTGGACCGCGGAGTTGGCCGAGCTGCCCGAGGAGGCGACGCTGCCGGCGGACCGGCCGCGGCCCGCCGTCGCCTCCTACCGCGGGGCCACCCACAAGGTGACCGCCCCCGCGTCCACGCACGCCGCCCTGACCGGGCTGGCGCGCGAGACCGGAACCACCCTGTTCATGGTCGCCCAGGCCGCCGTCGCCACTGTGCTGGCGCGGTGTGGTGCCGGTGTGGATGTCCCGATCGGTTCGCCGGTCGCGGGCCGTACGGACGAGGCTCTCGACGATCTCGTGGGTTTCTTCGTCAACACGTTGGTTCTGCGGACGGATGTGGGTGGTGATCCCACCTTCCGTGAGTTGTTGGGCCGGGTGCGGGAAACGGATCTTGCCGCGTGGGCCCATCAGGACCTTCCGTTCGACCGGCTCGTCGAGGTGCTCAACCCCGAGCGTTCGGCGTCCCGGCATCCGCTGTTCCAGGTCATGCTCACCGTCGGCGACACCGCCGTCGACGTCCCGGACCTGGCAGGCCTCGAAGCGGCCTTCCTCGACCCGGAGCTGAGCATCGCGAAGTTCGACCTGACCTTCGCGTTCGGTGAGCGGCGTGCCTCCGACGGCAGCCCGGACGGGCTGGACATCACCGTCGAGTACGCCACCGACCTGTACGAGCCGAGGACGGTCGGACTCCTGCTGGAGCGTACCCTGCTCCTGCTGGAGTCGGCCGCGGCGGACCCCGACACCGCCGTGGGCTCGATCCCGCTGCTCGCCCCCGAGGAGCGGCAGTTGCTGGACTCCTGGTCCGGGCCGCGCACGCGGGCCCCGGAACTCGGCCTCGACGGCCTGTTCACGCGGCAGGCGGCACGATCGCCACAGTCGGCAGCCCTGATCCATGAGGACCAGGAGGTGACGTACGAGGAGCTGGACGTCTGGTCGAACCGTCTGGCCCGGTATCTGTCGGGTCGGGGTGTGCGGCCGGGTGATCTGGTGGGTGTGCACGTGGAGCGTTCTGCGCACATGGTGGCCGCCATGCTGGCGGTGCTGAAGGCGGGTGCCGGCTACACCATGCTGGACCCGCAGTTCCCCCAGGAACGCCTGAACAAGGTGCTGGAGCAGGTCGGAGCGGTAGCGGTGATCACGCAGACGCATCTGGCCGACCTGCGCACGGGGCCGTCGCTCGTCATCGATCTGACGCGCGAGGTGGTGGAGATCAGTGCGGTCTCGGGTGCGGCGGTGGAGACGGGTGGGTCGCCGGAGTCGGTGGCGTGTGTGATGTTCACGTCGGGTTCGACGGGTGTGCCGAAGGGGGTGGCGGCTTCGCACCGGGCGCTGGCGGCGACTTTCGTGGGCCCGGACTATCTGGCCTTCGGTCCGCAGCAGACGTTCCTGCAGTGCTCTCCGGTGTCGTGGGACGCGTTCGCGCTGGAGGTGTTCGGACCACTGCTCCACGGCGGCGTCTGCGTTCTCCAGCCCGGTCAGCACACCGATCCGCATCAGATCGCCGAGCTGGTCGAGCGTCATGAGGTGACGACGCTCCAGATGTCGGCGAGCCTGTTCAACCACATGCTGGACGAACACCCCGCCGTCTTCGGCCGGATCACGGAGGCCATGACGGCCGGCGAGGCCGCGTCCCCGTCCCACACGGCCAAGGCACTCGCCCACTTCCCCGGTCTGCGTCTGCTGAACGGGTACGGGCCTGCGGAGAGCATGGGCTTCACCACGACGTTCACCATCGAGCCCGGGTTGGCGGAGGGTGCGGCGAGTATTCCGGTCGGTGGCCCGTTGTTCGGCAAGCACGCCTATGTCCTCGACACCAACCTGGAGTTGGTGCCGCCGGGTGTTCCGGGTGAGTTGTATGTGTCGGGTCATGGTCTGGCCCACGGTTATATCGGTCAGCCGGGTCTGAGTGCGGAGCGTTTCGTGGCCGACCCGTACGGTCCGGCCGGCTCGCGGATGTACCGCACGGGTGACCTGGCGCGTTGGAACAAGCAGGGTGCGCTGGAGTACCTCGGGCGGGGCGACGAGCAGATCAAGCTGCGTGGCTTCCGTATCGAACCGGGGGAGATCGAGGCGGCGTTGGCCTCGCATCCGCAGGTGCAGCAGGCGGCGGCCGTGGTCCGCGAGGACCGCCCCGGCGACAAACGCCTGGTCGCCTATGTCGTCGGTGCCGGTGCCGACAGCGCTGCTCTGGTGCGGCACACCGCGGCCCGGCTGCCCGAGTACATGGTCCCCTCGGCCGTCGTGGTCCTGGAGGAGCTTCCTCGGACGGTCAACGGCAAGCTCGACCGCCGTGCCCTGCCCGCACCCGATGTGACCGCCGTGTCCGAGGGCCGTGCCCCGCGCAACCCGGCCGAAGAGATCCTGTGCAGCCTCTTCGCCGACACCCTCGCACTGCCCTGCGTCACCATCGACGACCACTTCTTCCACCGCGGCGGACACTCCCTCCTCGCCACCCGCCTGATCAGCCGCATCCGCACCGTCTGGGACACCCGGATCACCATCCGGGACCTGTTCCAGAGCCCCACACCGGCCCTGCTCGCCGAGCACATCGCGGCGGGCAGCGGGGGCAACCCCCTCGACACCGTGCTGCCCATCAGGGCGGCGAAGGGACGCGACGCGGGCGAGGCACCCCTCTTCTGCTTCCACGCCGTGTCCGGAGTGAGCTGGGGCTACGCCGGACTGCTGCCGCACCTCGGCGCCGGCCGGCCGGTCATCGCCCTCCAGGCCCGCCGGCTCGGCGGTACCGAGGGAGCGCCGGACTCCATCGAGGAGATGGCGGACGACTACCTGGCGGAGATCCGGGAGGCCCAGCCGCACGGCCCGTACCACCTCCTCGGATGGTCCTTCGGCGGACTCGTCGCGCACGCCGTCGCCGCCCGGCTGGAAGCGGCCGGCGAAGAGGTGGCCCTGCTGGCCCTCCTCGACTCCTACCCGCTGCCCGACGGGTTCCGGGCACCCGAGATCGACGGCAGACATGTGCTGACCGCCCTGCTCGGCAGCCGGGGCGAAACCGTGCCGGTGCGCTGCGCGGACGCCGCCCCGGACGTCGCCGAACTCGCCGAGGCCCTAAGGCGGTCGGACCCGGTGCTCGCCGGTCTGGACCACGCCCAGGCGGCGGCCGTGGTGGCGGCCACCCTCGACAACCTGCGCATGCGCTACCGGTACGTGCCGGACGTCCGGTACGGCGGCGACGCGCTGTTCTTCGACGCGACGGGCACACCCGCGGCACAGTCCGGCGCGGCGGCCTGGGCGCCGTACGTGACGGGCCGGGTCGAGGAGTTCGCCGTCGACTGCGAGCACGCCCGGATGACCGAGGCGGAGCCGCTGCGGACGATCGGGGAGGTGCTCGCCCGCCGGCTGCGGCCGGCCCGCATCTGACGCACCGCACCCACAGGGGCCCGTACGGCCGACTCCGGTCCGTACGGGCCCCGCCGCATGCCCGCACCCGCCCCGACAACGGCCGCGCACAAGGGTGTTCGGGCCGACCGGCCCGCTCGTCCGTCTCCCGCTTCCGTCCCCTCGACGCCGAACTGCCCGCATACTGCCGCTTCACCAGCCGGATCCGCACCCCGCCACTGCCTAGCGTGAAGGGGTCCGCATGATCGGCCAGGCCCAGTGAGCGGTCCGGTCCGGCCCCCAGAGGAAGTCAAGGACATGGTGGATCATTCCGGTTGGCGCGTCGGCGTCGCTTCCGCGCCGATACATCACGGCGAAATTCTCCAGGGCGTCTTTCCGCACCAGGGCCAGCTCACCCGGGGGCTGGTCACGATGCCCTGCACCGTCCACACCACCCAGGCGTCCTTCATCCCCGCCCGGGGCGAGGAACTGACCGTCTCCCCGGCCTGGAAGACCAAGGCGCGGCGCGCCGCGCAACTGGCCGTCGAGGCCTGTGTCCCGCCCGGTGACCGGCCGGTCGGCGGCCACCTCGAACTGACCGGCGACGTCCCGCTGTGCCGCGGCTTCGGCTCCTCCACCAGTGACGTGCTGGCCGCGATCTGGGCCGTCCAGGACGCCCTGGTCCGTCCGCTGCCGCCCGAGGAGACCGCACGGATCGCGGTGTGCGCCGAGACGGCCTCCGACTCCCTCATGTTCAAGGAGAGTTCGGTGCTGTTCGCGCAGCGCGAGGGCAGGGTCATCGAGGACTTCGGTTACCGGATGCCGGCCCTGCGCGTCCTGGGCTTCGGCTCCCGGCCCGAGAACGAGGGCAAGGGCGTCGACACCCTGGCCTTCCCGCCGGCCCGCTACGACGGCACGGAGATCGGTGTCTTCGCCGAACTCCAGGCGATGCTGCGGGAAGCCATCCACACCAAGGACGTCGCGCTGGTCGGCGCGGTGGCCTCGGCCAGTACCGAGATCAACCAACGGCACCTGCCCATCCCGCTCCTGGACGGCCTGCGCGCCATCGAGCGGGAGACCGGCGCCCTCGGCATCCAGACCGCGCACAGCGGGGACATCGCCGGACTCCTCTACGACCGCGACGACCCCGAGGTCGAGGCACGCACCGAGCACGGCCGACGACTGCTGCACAACATCGGCATCCACGAGCAGTGGATCTTCACGACGGGTGACTGACATGACTACGACCACGATCGCGGGCGCCGCGCGGGTGCACGACTCGGTGGTGGACGCCACCGAGCTGCCCCGCATCATCCAGGTGACCGAGAACCTCTACGCGGCCGCCTTCAGCCTGATGAAGCTGCTGCCCGCGCGCTTCATCGTCGACCGTGCGGAGGCCGCCGGGCAGCTGCGGCCGGGCACCCGGATCATCGAGACCTCGTCCGGTACCTTCGCGCTCGGCCTGGCCATGGTGTGCCGGCTGCGCGGCTACGACCTGACCATCGTGGGCGACTCCGCCATCGACCGGGACCTGCGCACCCGGCTGGAGATGCTGGGCGCCACCGTCGAGATCGTCGAGTACGCCGGCCAGCCCGGCGGCATCCAGGGCGCCCGACTGGCCCGGGTCGAGGAACTCCGCCGGCTCCACCCCGACAGCTTCGTGCCGGGACAGTACGACAACCCCGACAACCCCGG of the Streptomyces sp. 1222.5 genome contains:
- a CDS encoding kinase; its protein translation is MVDHSGWRVGVASAPIHHGEILQGVFPHQGQLTRGLVTMPCTVHTTQASFIPARGEELTVSPAWKTKARRAAQLAVEACVPPGDRPVGGHLELTGDVPLCRGFGSSTSDVLAAIWAVQDALVRPLPPEETARIAVCAETASDSLMFKESSVLFAQREGRVIEDFGYRMPALRVLGFGSRPENEGKGVDTLAFPPARYDGTEIGVFAELQAMLREAIHTKDVALVGAVASASTEINQRHLPIPLLDGLRAIERETGALGIQTAHSGDIAGLLYDRDDPEVEARTEHGRRLLHNIGIHEQWIFTTGD